From the Haliaeetus albicilla chromosome 19, bHalAlb1.1, whole genome shotgun sequence genome, the window ATGGAGTCTGAGGCTACACCCTTCCCCTGTGCTCTTGATCTGCTCCACTGCTTGGTGCAGGTTCCCTCCATTGCTGCCCCTAGCCCTGAAGAAAGGTAggttttttccacattttagcTCTTCAGCTAGCTttatccttcctcctccttatTCCCCACATCCTAAGGAGGAGAAATTGCACCCTACAGATGAAGGAGGGTGATGCTGGTGGAGACCCTACCGGAGGCCGATGGCCTCTAATCCCTTGCCCCCACGTTCAGAGCATGGATGCTACTTCCATACTTCCCACAGGGGCTCTGCATGACACACTGTCAGGGAGCTGGGGCATGAGGGGTGGCAGGGGATTCACCTCCAGTCCTTTGTTCCTTCCCATTTTAGTTGATCCGCATGCAGAGACTTCAACGCCTTCCCTAGAGGAGCTGTCCTGCCCTGGTTAACCTCTTAGGCATGAGGTTAGTGCTCATGGGTACTAGTTCCCTCATGCTCATCATTGACTTGGCTTCTCCCGCATCTCCTGGACAATCCTCTCCTGTACACACCCTCCAGATCCACAGACCTGCTTATCCAGTCTCCTGCTTACCTCAGTGTTTGGCTGAGGTAAGTACATTTTGTTCTCTTGGTCCTCCTCCTTTAGGAAGCTGGCTGGCTTTCAGAGCTTAGGGATGGGTTGGGTGAAGGTTGCAGCACTATCTGCTGAGAGGCAAACCAACACCTCTTGACTAAAGGGGAAACCAGTCCTGTCAAACCTATCTGGGAATTTCTGTGACTGACAGGTGGAGGACTGAGCATCTCCATCAGGAGGTGGTAGAAGCCTCTTCTCAGTTACGTCCTGAGCGCTGGCCTCTGAAAATCCAGGGCTCAGCTTCTTGAATTCCACCCCACAGCCCTCTAAGGCAGGGGGCATTCCCCCCTAGGCTTCATAAAAGGGGGAAACCAAGGCAGAAATGTGGCTTAACGCAACTCCTGGGAGGAACCGCAACCAGGGCCCAGATGAGATCAGAGAACATGGTTTAAATCAGGTCACCACTTGATATTTATTGTgtggagtttttcttttttctttactccCGCACTGAAATCCTTCCCCAGAGGCTATTCAAGGAAATAAATAGCCAGTGGAAAGGGACAATAGCTTGCTGTGGAGTACAAATTATATGAAGCAGTAGGAAATAATAGCAGAGTGAGCAGCTGCTACTCCGAGAAAGAATGCATGGTCGGTCTCTCCAGCTCCCTTTGCCATGAGCAGACACTGATGCCAGGTCCACAGCACAGGCTCCCTGGTGCCTTGAGTGCAAAATGGGACAGGCGccttttcccctctgcagcATCCTCCTCCAGTGCAGCTTCTTTGGTGTCTTAATTAGCACCGAGCTGAAACCGCAGCCTTCTGTGAGGGTGCCAAGGGGATCTCTTGCCTCTCCTTCCAGAGCTTGGTTTGATCTGGGAGCAGTGGCCCATTCATCCACACACCCCGCATGGCCGCCTtgccttcccctctctccctcttcccttctggGCTGAGCGTCATGTCTGGCGATGACCCATATCAGTCCTGCAAGGGACGGTTCATAGCTCATGTCGTCTAGAGAGGACGTGTTGGCTGCCCTCTTCTCCGAGCCCCTTGGAGCCCTTCCTCAGAGCACTGCTGGGCAGGGATGGTGGGGACCACTTTGGTGTGCTGGGATGGATTTTGGGGGCTGCCCCTGCCACAAAAGGCCCTGAGAAGCCTCTCACAGCTGGGGTGGTTGGGCTACCTTGGCTGGGAAGTGGGGAAGCTTGTGCTTTTCCTCAGGGCTTCACACCTAGCTGGTTTATCTCCTGCCCGAGtaaggaagcaaaataaatactgctGCCAGCAATGATGCTGCTGAGGATCTTGGCAGCCTGCTGGGGAGGGTGGCATTCAGTCTGTTCTCAACAGCTGTGTGGGTGCCCTGTGGTAGAGGTGGCAGCTCTAGGCTATGGTACCTGAGGTGCTGCTGTCTGGAACAACCCTGAGGGTCCTGAGATCCTATGGGTGTTCCTGGTGGCCTGAGATCTCCCCAGGACTAGCAGAAAGGCTGGGAAGAACTGTTAACCCCCAAACTTACCTTATGGGACCTCTGCAAATGGAGCTGCCACATTTCATGGGGTGAAAGCACTCTGCAGAGGACCTGCCCTGCCACCCTTCTGGCTGAAAGCTGACGTGGTTGCATTGGTCTCTTCCCTccttaaaatatgatttttttttttgttttctccatgcAAAATTGCAGGCCTGCCTTGCTCCCTGCTGGAAGCTCGCCTTACCCTTGGGTTGGGCATGGCCCCCACCCTTGGACCAGTGACTGCTTGTCGGGTGTCTGCTGTCCCAAGGCACCCTCTGGGAATGCAGCAAAGCCTCCTCTGGTGCCAGCGTTGTGATCATGGGTGTCGTACACCAGTACAGACCAACTGCCCTCCAGCCAGGATGAACATCTCTATGGGGCCCTGGAGAGGCAATCCCAGGCAAGTACCCTATTATAGGATCATCTGTCTGGGGGTGAAAGGTTCCTGGATCCCTTGCATCAGTGGCTGCCAGCTTCCACAACCATTGCTTATATTTTCCTCACTGCACAGACCCTCCGCCTCCTTTGCAGATGCCCTTTAGCCGGATTTCCTCTTTCTCTGGGATTTACTTTCCCATCATATTACTGTTTCCCCaggctttctgctttgcagtgtcTGCAGGGAAGTATCAACCTGCCCCCTTCACCTTCCTTTCATCATCCCAATCACCACCTCCAATTGCACTGGAGAATTTCGGCTCTTCTGGGGTCCCTAAAGTCTCAGCTCCTTCCTATGTGGGGAACACATACCCCTGCATGAGAGAGGCCATCTGCACAGGGCTGGTGTCTGACCATGCGGAGGCTTAGCTCTGCAGATGAAGGAAGTCGCCAGCGCTGGCAGAGTTGCTGCCTGGTTTCCCACTATTGTTCCCAGTGGCAAATAAAAGGGGGGTGAACGCCCCTGCTGAGCATTGTAGGAGGGGGGTTAATGTTATCTCGATAAAATCTCGTGGCCCCTCTCTGAGCAGCTCGTGCCTCTTTCCTGCCCATCTCCCTCCCTGCATATTCTCACATCCGTGGTACTTGCGGCTCCACACATAACTCTTTGCACACGTAGTTTTCCCCATCCCTCAGACATAAGCTGCTTTCCCTCCTGGGCAGCCTTCTGCTCTGCCAGTGGGATTGGTGGATAAATCCCAGTGAGAGCGATGTTTCTGTCTGGTCTGTGTGGGAAGTGGGGGGAAGGCTCCTCTACGTTGCTGGCCTGGGACCTGGACCTTTCTTCTGCCACAACATTCCTGTGTCACCTTGGCCAGCCACGTAGGACGGGATTTTTCTGATTGAGTTTAGGGTCTGTCTTGGGATGTAATTTCTTGAGCCCTAGAAGTGTTTCTCCCTGCTGGTTTAAAGTGAGTTCAGATAACTAACCCTAATGGTGGCTATGCAAACAGTGTCTTTGTACTGCCCTGCACAGGGACAACGTGAGTTGCTGTAAAGAGAAACCTCCCATAGCCAGTGAGATGCTCTGATATTTTGAGAGGGGGGCTCTGGGTTCTGTGTTCCCCCTGGGATGTCTGCAGGGGAGCAGGGTGACGTGAAGTTGTGTGTGGGTGGGACACAGCAGCGTGATGGGAAACTGACCCAATGCCAAGAAATCACCATCCCCAGCACCTGCTCCTGCTGACTCCACACCCAGCTCAGCGAGGTTTCACCAACAGCTTCAGTGACCTCAACAGCAAACAAACTTCCCAAAGCCTGCTGGGCTTTATGACCCCCTGTGAATAGGAAACATCTCCAGGGAAGGAGTGCTTATCAGCACTTACCTCTGCTTGCTTCAGGAGGCTTTGGGGAAGAACAGAAGCTGTCTCCCAGctggctgtgcagcagcaggatgACTGCACTCAGTTGCTCTGTGCAGGGCTTGGGAGGGGGGCTGAGGGGCTGCTGGTCTCCTGAGCcttgccctcctcctccctcttgcTTTCCCTCTGGTTTCTGGAGTCTGGCAAAACACTATCAATTTGTTCAACCAAATCTGGGACACTGTCTACTGACTCGTAGCTCTTACCTGGGAAGAAGACAGCAGGGGTGATGCTCCTCTGTGGGGACAACATTCCTGTGTCTCAGGGTAAGGGAGGATGGGGCTATTGAACCTGATGTGCATGGCTTCTCAAGAGAAAAGGTTTGGGTCTCGATGGAGCTTGGATGGGGGGTTGCGGATTGCTCCTGCTTATTGCTAGTGTAATCCACGCAGCTGGGGCTGAATCTAGAGCCACGAGAAGAGAAGGAGCTGAGATGCCACTCATGTCACTCCTGCAAGGGACTGTTCATAGCTTGTGTCATCTAGAGGGGATATGTTGGCTCCAAGCCCCTTGGAGCCCTTCCTCAGAGCACTGTTGGGAGAGATGGTGGGGACCATTTTGGTGTGCTGATGTGGGCTTTGGGCGTTGCCCCCCACCacaaaaggaaagagctgggaTGCTTCTTTTGGCTGAGCTGTTACATGCAGAAAAGAAGTGAACATGGTGGTTGTACCTCCATGGCCAGCTGGGACGATGCTTGTCCTATATGGTGGCTGGAGTAGCACCCCTAAGGGCTGTGTGTGGTGGTCCCCTCACTGAGAGCCCACCGAGGAAATTGGGAATTGGTTAAATCTCCTGAAGTCCCTAATAAGAGGAAGTGTACATAGGGAAGCTATTTCTTTGGATCAAAGTCTTATAGCAAAGGCTGGATCAAAGGCTTGCAAAGGCGGAGCTGCTGCTAATGTGTAAGCCACAAGGAAGTCTAGGGGTGTAAAATCCTCCACCTGAAGTGTTTCTGAGCTAAACTGCTGGTGGCTCCCTGCCTGGTTGCTCTGTCCCCTGAGGAAGATGGCTGTAAGCGCTGCTGCTCCTGTCCTGTGTCACCCAGGGTCCTCTGGGTGTGACCTGCAAGCCACAGCCACCTCTGCTCTCACCACTTGTGTTTCTTGAGCTGCAAGCGATGCTGCCCACCAAACCCTGGGTTGTGGCCCTCTGCTTTAACCCTCTTTGTACCTCTGCTGTCATGCTTGTCCTTCTGCTGAGGACAGGCCTGTTTTCATCTCCTCTCTCTCTGATGTCATTTCTCACTTTCTGGCTTCACTCAGCCCACTCTTCCCTCACTGAGTGAGAAGCCCATGCAAGACCTCCAGCATGGAGGGTTTTTGGCCATGAGAGGAACACTAGCTGAGAGCAATAGATGTTCTCCTGGCTGAGGCACCTTCTCCAAGCGGCACTGTCTCATTGGCAGTGAAGGAATGGCTGACGGAGCTGCACAGactatttttctctctgccttaGGAAAGAATTGAAATCTTCAACCTGGATATGAAGACTGGGGACACCCTGAAGGTCAAGGGCAAGATATCCAGTGATGCTAACGGGTGAGTACAAAGAATGTACTTTGTACTTCGACTTGCCAGGACTGAAGGTGGGCTGCAGAGGGAGGTGATTTTCCAAGGTCGCCAGGTACAAAAAGCATGAGCATAGCTCAGCGTTAGGGGAGCCCCTACGCCACCACTGTGCAAACTCCCCTGGTTCCTGAGCAGAATGAGGAAACAGGAGGCATTAAGCACCTGCAACGCTGATAGAAGAATTGGGTGCAGAGCCGTGTGTTGGATCTCAGGTCTTCCAAGACCCTGTCCTGCCCGTGCAGCTGACCTTTCTTCTGTTCACCCACAGCTTCAGCATCAATCTTGGCTGCAGCTTCTCGGATCTAGGACTTCACTTCAATCCCCGCTTCGATGAGTCTGTCATCGTCTGCAACTCCAGGTGCTCCAATGCCTGGCAGGCAGAGCATCGTGATAAACACTTCTGTTTCTCCAGGGGCTCCACTGTCAAGGTGAGGGGTCTGTGCCAGCGTGGGGTTGTGGggtctgtgtgtggtgggggaaGACCCTGGTTACCAGATTCCTGTACCCTAGTCTTCCCAGTCCCATCCAatgcctcctgctccttcccaaCACCCCCTAATCCTCATCCTCTGGGTTTTTGGTCCTGATTGCCATTTCCACTCCTTCAAAACCCCAACAATTCCTCTGGGAATTTTGCGTGAGCCCTGTCTGTCTCAGGCTTTGTAAGTCCTTCCTGCCCCTTGTACCTGCTCAGCAGGTGAGTGCACCAGGTACACGTATGAAGGTAAAGGGTGTCTCCAAGAAGCAGGATCTTGCTGCTCTCTACTTTATTTCTCTCCCTAATCCCCTCCTGTGCAAACACAGGCTTTAAGGCAACCCAGAGTCTGGAGCAAaacctctccctctgctcttctgtCTTCACTACTCCTGGATCCACACTGGCAATCtgtcctctctctcctcctgcgGGGGATGCTGTCCTAGTTGCTGTCTCACCCCATCTGATGTCCCGAGACATTAACAGGGCTGCATTTAGGAGCAGTCCTGTTCATATTGCTGTAGAGAGGATGCTTGTTTCCTCAGTCATGGCTGGCTCTTAGGGAAGGGGTGGCGAGGTGACGGCTTTGGGGAACGATCCCTTTAATTTGCAATGATCAGCAATGTGTTCTCGTCCTGTCTGCTTGTGCGTGTTTATCAGCGAAGCTCCTTTTCCCAGGTCCCAGTGAGCTGCTGAGGGCATTGGGGTGACAGGTTTATACTGCCCTGTTCAGAGCAGATCTAAGCCATGTGGTGTATAAAGACACACTTGGGTTTAACTGCTTTGAGTTTACAATCTGAGTCACTGAAACAGCCCCGGGAGAGATCCTGTCCCCAGGTCATAGTCTAGATACCAGCTCAGCCCCTTGATATCAACTGCTCTTTTCCTTCGTCACCCTCAGCTCAATGCCCAGCACCTTGCTTAAGGCTGTAGGGACCAGGTCTGACCCTCACATATAACAGTCAGGCCTTTCACCTGAATGCTCATGTCCTAATCTTCTCCTTGTCCCCAATTCCTGCCCtttctcccctctcttctcccagtttgTCATTGAGATGCTGGCAGACAAATTCCAAATAAAACTGCCGGATGGGCATCAAGTGGAGTTCCCCAACCGGCACTACTACAACAAGATCAGCTACATGAGCGTCAAGGGAGACTTCAGGGTCACCTCCTTCAAGCTGGAGTGATGGGTGCCGCTTCCTAGCTCTAATAAAAACCCAAGCAGCGGGAGACTGCTTGCTCCAGGTGCTTTGGCTTCTGTGAGATCTCTGGCTCTGTGGGAAACAAAGCTCAGGGTTTTTCCACCAACAGGAAAGGAGCCCTTGTTGGGTGGAAATAGCTCCTAGATAACACCAGGTGCTTTTCCAGGTCAGACCAGGATGTGGGGTGGATAGTAGGTAGGGCGAAGCAGGCTGTAGATGGGgttcaggaggaggagggcactATGTGATTGCTCAGGGAATGGCTGTGTAATCTCTTCACAATGCACCATTTGAGtttttgggagggagggaggaaggggaagaaaagcagggaTGTGAGCGATGTGGCATTCAGTGCCACAAAAGTGCGTAATTAAATGTTAGGTTTGGGAACCTCAGGGCTTGGGTTTGATGGGTTCCTCTTGGCTGCTCTGGCAGCcggcaggcaggaggaaggggtgCCTTGTCCTCCCCCAGGAGCAGTACCACGCAAATGGTGGCACGGGGAAGGCAGCACAGGTGTGCTCCTGTGCCAGCATTCCTGCCAGCAATAAGGAGTTATCTTCTTCAACTTTCCCCCTTATCTCACCTCACTTATCTGCTGGCACATTCCAGCCGGGTTACCTATTACTCTGACATTTCCACACCGAACCCTACTCAGCGAAAGtgaggcagggaaaggcagtggggagggaggacGGGGTTGGGGCTGGGTTACATGGCTCAGCACCTCCCAGTCTGTGTCCCTCGCGTGGGACTACAGGTGATTGGTGCTGATTATCAGAAGCTGCTGCTCTAATTAAAAAGCGTCTTGCCAGCCTTAAGCGAGACAGATGTGTGAAAGCAAACATTGGGGCACTTTAGGCTGGGTGGGAAGAGAGCAGAGAAGAGCATCTTATGGAGAGCCTGGTCCAAGGCAAGGTGGCGGTGCCCctgtcctccctctccccttcctcgCTGCCCAACCTGCGGGACTTTCTGCTGCCTGAGCGCAGAGGCAGAGGATGTCTGATGGGCTGGAAGGGCTTTAAGTCAAGCCAGCCTTGGGAAGGGTACCGATCTGCTTCAGGCTGCAGATGAATTGTTGCTGGGCCGGAGAGGAAGCTTTGCACCTTCCTGCATGCTACACGAGGCCGAGCGAATAGGATGTTGCTTTGTGTTAGCCACGGTGAGTGGCAAAGTACCGGGCTAGTTAATCCAGGGATCCCAGAGGTGCTGGAAAATCCTGCTGAGAGTGGAGAGGATGGGATTTTGTGGCTGGGGCACCGGCAGACACAGCAAGGGAGACGATAAGGTCGCTGCAGCTGAGGGGAGGCACCAGAGGAGAAGTTAGTATCAAAACTGTTTTAATAAGGACAATAATAAGTGCATGGGATACAGAGTGGAGGCAGAAAGGATATTCCACGGATGTGGGTCTTTGGTCTGGAGCTTGTGTTATGGTCTGGGAAGCAGATGGCGGAGGGAGCTTGTCCTGAGAGCCAGGGTCCTCACCCCGGAGAGTGCAGGGGTGATAAGGCTGATCCTGCTGGCTACCAGTGGCCAGAACTGGGGGACTCCCTGAAGCTGCCACCTGCCCCGGCTTACTGCTGCAGCCGCCTTGGGGAGGCTGAGGGAGAACGGGCTTGCCCGTAACCTCGATGGCCTGACTGCGAGCGGCACTCCCGTGTACAACACGCCTGCATGCTGGAGCCTCTTTATTCTCCTCTGACGAGCTCCCCGCCAGAAGCAGGCGGGCGGCGGGTGAGCTGCGTGGGAGCGGAGCCTTGCGGCCCCCCCCGACGCACACCCCCTCCTGTCCCGGAGAACAAGGGGGGTCCTGTGAGGGTCCCTCCGGTGACCTCAGCCCCCGAGCATCTCGGCTCCATGCTGCGGCACAAAGGCGCTTCTGTGAGGGCCAGTTTGTACGCGGGGCAGCGTGGGGGGGGCAGTTTGTTCCAGGGTGGCCGCGTCACCCCGGGGCCACTCGGCGAGGGTCATTAGCCATCCTCCGCGCGTACCCCTGGGAAGGGGCGCGCTGGAAAAAATGGGGTGTGCGCATGGGGAATGAGGAGAGGGGGCAAGGATGGAGAAGAGGTGGCGCAGACCCAAGTGGCTGCAGAGTGGGAGTCTTCTTGTTCTGAggcagggggaaaggaaggggttTTTAGGGCCCAAACTGCAGAATTTGGTGACCTGATAACCTCGCCTCTGCCTCCATCTAGCCAAGAagcttctcccctccctgctgtgAGGGGGCGGGGGTCAGAAAAGGAGCCATCCTAAGTGACgttcagcagcaggaggcaagtgGAAAGATCCCTGCAATTATCTCTGTGTGTGCTCTCACCTCCTGAATGCTGAGCTCgtggcttttttggggggagggaaaaagagaaagctcagcTCTGTGGGGTTTGCCTGCCCCTTGAGCCCCCAGCTGACCTCCCCCAGTAGATAGATGTGCTATATGGGAGGGTCTCGCaccagctggagctggggagaaCCCCATGCCCTACACACCAGAGCTATTGGTGTGAATATTTCCAGGAGGGCACTCGTGCCAGTGCAGAGGGCAGTTGGGGGCTTCGGTGGGAGGACAGGGCACATCCCTGGACATGTTGGTGGGGCCAGGCTgagggatgggagagagagagattgctGGGGGGGAACAAGATGGGGTAGGAAgtggttttgggtttctttGGCAAATGGGAATGTCCCTTTGATGTCTAACGGCAGtgaggctggggcagggctgggatgcCCAGCGCTGTGATGCACAGCCCTCACCAGCCCTCCGCAGCAGCTTGGCCCAGCCCCAGGGAGTCCCCCCAGGAGACGGGCTCTTCTCCTgccccccctccatcccccgCCCAGTGCCCCCAGCTTGGCAAGGAGGTCGCCCGCTGGGTCTGCTGGCAACGCTGGCACCTGAGgttgggggacagggaggagggTGAAGACCCCGGCACCAGTGCCTCTGGAGAGGGGCCGCGATCGGAGGGATGGCCGTTCACACCTTGACTtcatcatcctcctcctcctcctcatcgGCATACTCGAAGGAATTGCTGCGCCTCCCCCGGGCACCAGCGTAcccctgctgcaggctggagagcatggcctcctcctcctcctcctcctcctcctcctcctctccttggTTCCAGGTGGTCTCAGGGGACCGGCTCTCCCCTGTCACTTGCGACCGCCAcgagctgctgctgggggtcTCCCACAA encodes:
- the LGALS2 gene encoding galectin-2 gives rise to the protein MKTGDTLKVKGKISSDANGFSINLGCSFSDLGLHFNPRFDESVIVCNSRCSNAWQAEHRDKHFCFSRGSTVKFVIEMLADKFQIKLPDGHQVEFPNRHYYNKISYMSVKGDFRVTSFKLE